The genomic stretch ACCGAGGAACTGCTGCCAGTCATCAGCTTCAACGCCAAGTCGAGCGCCGACGAGCAGAAGAAGCACGAGGACTTCGTCAACCGCATGGTGCAAAAGGGCTACACGCCCAAGCAGGTGCGGCTGCTGTGCGAGTGGTACCTGCGGGTGCGCAAGAGCTCCTGAGGGAGCTCGGCAAGGTGCGCCTGAAGTGCAAGGCCCGGACGGATCGGCAACACATGGGGAGGCTGTGCGGCATGGACATCTCACCGCGATATTCAGGCACTGCTTCCCCCCTGTTGCCCCCCGCCGGGCTGCGAACTCCCGGCGCGCTGCGTAGGTCCAAGCTACAGCTACCCCGGAAAGTACACGACCATGCCCATGCTCCAACAGATCATTGATCGGCGGCTGTCGGGCAAGAACAAGTCCATCGGCAACCGCGAGCGCTTTCTGCGCCGCTACCGTGACCAGATCCGCGAGGCGGTGCGCCGCGCGGTGAGCGGCCGGGGCATCCGCAATCTGGAGCAAGGCGAAGACATCACCCTGCCCCGTCGCGACGTGTCGGAGCCGGTGTTTGGCCACGGCCAGGGCGGCAAGCGCGATTACGTTCACCCCGGCAACAAGGAATACATCAAGGGCGACCGCATCCAGCGGCCGCAAGGCGGCGGCGGCCAGGGCGGCGGCTCCAACGCCAGCGACAGCGGTGAAGGCGAAGACGACTTCGTATTCCACCTCAGCAAGGAAGAGTTCATGCAGGTCTTCTTCGAAGACCTGGCCCTGCCCCATCTGATCCGCACCCAGCTCGCCGAGGTGCCGGAATGGAAGAGCCACCGTGCCGGCTTCACCAGCGACGGCACACCCAACAACCTGCACGTGGTGCGGTCGATGCGCGGCGCCTTGGCGCGGCGTATTGCGCTGGGCGGCGAATCACGCCGCGAACTGCGTCAACTCGAACAGCATCTGCTGCATTTGAAGCAGCATCCGCACCCGACCGACCTGATGGTCGAGCGCGAGATCCGCGAACTCGAACTCGCCATCGAAGCCCTGCGGGCGCGTTTGCGGCACATCCCCTATCTCGACCCGATCGACCTGCGCTACCGCAACCGGGTGCGCGTGCCGGTGCCGAGCGCGAAGGCCGTCATGTTCTGCTTGATGGACGTGTCGGGCTCGATGGACGAGGCGCGCAAGGACATGTCCAAGCGCTTCTTCATGCTGCTGTACCTGTTCTTGACGCGGCACTACGAGAAGATCGAGCTGGTGTTCATCCGCCATCACACGCAGGCGGCCGAGGTCAGCGAAGACGAGTTCTTCCACGCCACCGAGACCGGCGGCACCGTGGTCTCGAGTGCGCTGACGTTGATGCAGGACATCATCCGCGCGCGCTACCCGAGCGGCGAGTGGAACATCTACGGCGCGCAGGCGAGCGACGGCGACAACTGGCACCACGACAGCGGCCGCTGCCGCGAACTGCTGTCCGAGCAGATCCTGCCACTGTGCCGCTACTACGCCTACGTGCAGGTGGCAGAAGCCGAGCAGAACCTCTGGGAGGAATACACCCAGTTGGTCGAGCGCCACAAGAACTTCGCGATGCGCAAGGTTTCCGAAGCGTCGGACATCTACCCGGTGTTCCGCGATCTGTTCAAGAAAGAGGGAGCACCTGCATGAGCCCCGATGCTGTGATCACCGCCCCCGTCGAACGCGCGCGCGAGCCGCTGCCCAGCCCGTCGGACTGGACCTTCGACCTGATCGAGACCTACCACAACGCGATCGCCCGCACCGCGGCCGGGTACAAGCTCGACACCTATGCCAACCAGCTCGAGATCATCACGGCCGAGCAGATGATGGACGCGTATGCGTCGGTCGGCATGCCGGTGATCTACCGCCACTGGTCCTACGGCAAGCAGTTCATCGCGACCGAGAAGAACTACCGCCGTGGTTTCATGGGCCTGGCCTATGAGATCGTCATCAACTCCGACCCCTGCATCTCTTACCTGATGGAAGAGAACACGATGGCGATGCAGGCACTGGTGATCGCCCACGCGGCCTATGGCCACAACAGCTTCTTCAAGGGCAACTACCTGTTCCGCATGTGGACCGATGCGTCGTCGATCATCGACTACCTGGTCTATGCGAAGAAGTACATCGCCGAATGCGAAGAGCACCACGGAGTCGAAGCGGTCGAAGACCTGCTCGACTCCTGCCATGCGTTGATGAACCACGGCGTCGACCGCTACCGCCGTCCGCAGAAGCTGTCGCTGGCCCAGGAGCAGGCCCGCCGCACCGAGCGCGAGGCCTATTTGCAGCAACAGGTCAACGACCTGTGGCGCACCCTGCCCCGGCGCGCCGACAAGAGCGCCGAAGAAGAGGAAGCGGCCAAGCGTTTCCCGGCCGAGCCGCAGGAGAATTTGCTCTACTTCATCGAAAAGAACGCGCCGCTGCTCGAACCGTGGCAGCGCGAGATCGTGCGCATCGTACGCAAGGTGGCGCAGTACTTCTATCCGCAGCGCCAGACCCAGGTGATGAACGAAGGCTGGGCCACGTTCTGGCACTACACGCTGCTCAACACCATGTACGACCGCGGCCTGCTGGCCGACGGCTTCATGCTGGAGTGCCTGAAGTCGCACACCAATGTGATCTACCAACCGCCGGTGGGCCACCGCGCGTACAGCGGGCTCAACCCCTATGCCTTGGGCTTCGCGATGTACACCGACCTCAAGCGCATCTGCGAGGCGCCCACCGAGGAAGACCGGCGCTGGTTCCCCGACATTGCGGGCAGCGACTGGCTCACGACGCTCGACTATGCGATGCGCAACTTCAAGGACGAGAGCTTCGTCGGCCAGTTCTTGTCGCCCAAGCTGATGCGCGACTTCCGGCTGTTCGCGATCCGCGACGACGAGAGCGAGCCTGAACTCGAAGTGGCCGCCATCCACGACGACAGCGGCTACCGCGAACTGCGCGAAGCCCTGTCACGCCAGTACGACCTCAACCACCGCGAGCCGAACATCCAGGTGTGGAGCGTCAATCTGCGCGGCGACCGGTCGCTCACGCTGCGCCACACGCAACACAACAACCGACCGTTGAACGACGATGCGCAGGAAGTGCTCAAGCACGTCGCCCGCTTGTGGGGCTTCGACGTCCACCTCGAAAGCGTGGACGGACGCGGCCACATCCAGCGTCAATGGACGGTGCCGGCGCCCAAGCTCTGATCAGGGCGCTTGCGTCCCGCCGCCATCGTCGTCGCCTGCCTACCAGGCGAACACCTTGCCGGGGTTCATGATGTTGTAGGGGTCGAGGGCGTGCTTGATCGACCGCATCAAGGCCACCGCCCCCACCCCGGCTTCCTCGATCAGGAAGTCCATCTTGTGCAGCCCGATGCCGTGCTCGCCGCTGCAGGTCCCGCCCAGCCGCAGCGCCCTGGCCACCCCCTGGCGGTTGAGCCGCTCGGCGAGGTCGCGCTCTTCGGGGCGCGCCGGGTCCAACAGGTAGCCGACATGAAAGTTGCCGTCGCCGACATGGCCCACCACGAAATACGGCAAGCCCGACACCTCGGCTTCGGCCACGGTCTCGATCAAACACTCGGACAAGCGTGAGATCGGCACACAGGTGTCGGTCGTCACTGCGCGGCAGCCGGGGCGCATCTGCAGCGCCGCGAAGTACGCATGGTGGCGCGCGGTCCACAGCCGCGTGCGCGCCTCGGGTGTGGTCGCCCATTCGAAGTCTTCGCCGCCCTGCTCATGCGCCAGCTGCTGCACCGCTTGCGCCTGCTCCTGCACGCTGGCCGGCGTGCCGTGAAACTCCATCAGCAGCATCGGCACTTCCCGCAGGCTCAGACGGTCGTGCCGGTTCACCGCGCGCACGGCGTTCACATCCAACAATTCGCAGCGCGCGATCGGCACACCCGACTGGATGATGCTGATCGTGGTGGCCACCGCCGCATCGAGGCTGCCGAAGCTGCAGACCGCGGCCGATACCGCCTCGGGCAAGGGATAGAGCCGCAAGGTGATCTCCGTCATCACACCCAGCGTGCCTTCGCTGCCGACGAACAAGCGTGTCAGGTCATACCCTGCACTCGACTTGCGCGCCCGCGTGCCGGTGGTGACGCTGTCGGCGTCCGCCGTCACCACCTTCAAGCCCAGCACGTTCTCGCGCATGGTGCCGTAGCGGACGGCGTTGGTCCCGCTGGCGCGCGTCGCGCACATGCCGCCGATCGACGCGTCGGCGCCCGGGTCGATCGGAAAGAACAGCCCGGTGTGTCGGATCTCGTCATTGAGTTGCTTGCGCGTGACGCCGGCCTGCACCGTGACGGTGAGGTCTTGCGCGTCGACGGCCAGCACCTGGTTCATGCGGCTCAAGTCGATCGACAAGCCGCCCTGCACCGCAAGCAAGTGCCCTTCAAGCGAGGACCCGACACCATACGGTATCACCGGCACCCGGTACTGCTGCGCGAGCCGCACCGCGTCGGCCACGTCCTCGGAACTCTCGGCATACAGCACCGCATCGGGCGGCGCCACATCGAAAGGTGATTCGTCGCGGCCGTGCGCTTCACGCACCGCCCGGGAGGTCGTGCAACGGGGACCGAAGCGAGCCGCCAAGGCCTCCAACATCGCCCCAGGGATCGGGCGTGGCTGCAGGTCGGCAGCGACCTCGGCAGCGGGAACGGCGGGCATCACATCCATGGACTTCTCCGGCGGGCACACGGTTCATTCTAGGCACCGCCGAGGCACCCCTGTTGATCCCAGCAGGTTCTATGTGAAAGCCACGAAGCGACACAAGCCCTGACATCTCGTCGCCACGCGGATCCACCGGTCAGAGGGCAGAACTGCCCACAATAGGTGCTACTACAAGCAACTAGGGCGCGCCCCGAAGGGCGCAGAGGGAGGACCCATGGGCACTGTCCCGCAACATTGGCCGCCGGGTCATCGAAGTGGCGGCGTCGAGCTTTGGCGAGGATGCCACCCGCCATACCGACATCGCTTGCACCACGCGTCACACCATCCGTCCGACCTTACATCGGACCCATCCCACCCGCGGTCGTTCTCACGCCCCCACTCGTCAGCGCGGCCAAAGATCCCGGTGCTCACCCGAGTGCTGACGCCAAGGCCGGCCACGCCCGTGCGGCCCTGCCGCCATCGCCGCCGTGCGACCAACACGCCGACACCCGGCAGCGAGAGCGGCCGCGCCGGCCCGACGCCCGCACAGCCGGTCGATGCCGATCACCGCGCCGATCACCGCAGCTTGCACACCGGTGGTTGTCCTCGGAGCCATCCTCTCGCGGGCACTGCTGGCCGGGAACACCGCCGCTGGACCGGCCGAAGGGCGCATCACCGGCCGCGACTGGGGTGCGCCGCCATCGCGCTGGGGCCACTGCTGTGGGCACAAGCAGCGCTCGCTTGCGCACTGCCGCAGCTGGAGGTCGAGGCCAGCGAACCGCTGACCTTCCCCCTGCGGCTCGCCCCGATCGTGTCGATCAGCCTCCGCGCCGAGCGCGGTGGGGCCGACGCGAGGCCGGCCGCAACGGAGGACTGCCGTCGCTTCCGCCCCTCGGTCGAGGACGTGCGGCACTACCTGCAGACAGCGCGCGAGCTCTCGAGCCGCGACCACCGAGGGCCGCGCCCGTCGGCACCCTGCTCGGTCGCCGGCATGGTCCGCTTCGCCGACGGCCGCACAGCCCAGTGGCGCATGCAGCAAGACATGGGCGGCACGCTGAGCTTCGTCAACGGGCGCGAGCATTACCTCTATTGCCGCACCTGCCAGATCACCGCGGCGCCAACGCTCCCCGGGTCGGCCGACCCCTGACCGCAGCAGCAGCGGGCGACGCCGCGAAACGCGAGACCGCCCGAGTGATGTCGCCCGGGTCTGAGGGCGGCGCTGTGGGTCGTCCGTGCACCGCGAGCAGTGTTTCTGCTCGCGACCGGCCCACCTCGCACGCGACGCCTGACACCCGCGGCATCGGCGCCTACATGTTCCTCCAGTCTCAGAGGCCATGCATTGGAGGGCTGTGCCCGCCGCGGCTGTGCCCGCCGCATTTGCACCGGCCGTCGCCCGGCGGTTTCGTATCGGTGGCGTCGTCCCGCTGGACCCCCCAACCGCCGCCCGCGGCGGCTTCATCTGCCATCGAAGGATCGCCATGTCTGATTTCTACGCCTACTTCAAACAGAACATGGACAGCCTCGGGCTGCCGGCGCCCGAGTCGCTGTTCGGCCAGGTACAACAGGCGGTGAACAACACCAGCACGCTGCTGGCGCAGGTCGACCGATTCGGTACGGCCGTCACGCTGCGCGAGATCTCCGGGGCCGGGTCCAAACTGGAGGTGCTGTCCGTGCTCGGCGGTTTTTCTGCCGCCTTCTATGTGGGTGCCGTCATCGGCAGTTTGGCCGTCGCCACCGGTCGCTCGCTGGCGGGGGGCACGTCGCTCGCCGACGTGTTGCTCCATGCTGCGCAGCACCGGCTCCACCGACCCTGGTTGATCTCCAGCCTGCAGCGCTGGCCCGGCCTCTACGATGCGCAGGTCAGCGACCGCCACCTCTACCGCTACCAGCTCGTCACCCCCGCCTGACCCTGCGTCCACCCGCAGGCCCTGACGGCAATCCGCCCGGCATGCAGAGGGCCGGCTGGGTGCCATCGCCAAGCCCTCGCGACAGACGCACACGCGCCCGACAGAGACAACCAGACTTTGAGGAAGCGATCGACTAGCATCACCGGATGGGAAACCGCTTGACGCAGATTGCCACGCGCACGGGCGATGACGGCAGCACCGGACTCGGTGACGGCAGCCGTGTGCGCAAAGACCACCTTCGGGTGCATGCCCTCGGCGACGTGGACGAACTCAATTCGCAACTCGGCGTGCTGCTGGCCGAAGCGCTGCCGTCCGACGTGCGCGAGCTGTTGGTGGTCGTGCAACACGAGTTGTTCAACCTGGGCGGTGAGCTGTCGATGCCGGGGCACGAGTTGTTGGCCACCGCCGCGGTGGCCCACCTCGACGAGGCGCTGGCGCACTACAACACCTCGTTGCCCCGCCTCAAGGAATTCATCCTGCCCGCAGGCAACCGCGCCGCCGCGCTCGCCCATGTGGCCCGCACCGTCGCGCGCCGCGCAGAACGTGCCGTGGTGGCGTTGGGCGCGGCCGAGCCGGTGCGCGACACGCCGCGCCACTACCTGAACCGCCTGTCCGACCTGTTGTTCGTGCTCGCGCGCGTGCTGAACCGCGCCAATCTGGACGGACGCAGCGGCGACGATGTCTATTGGAACAGTGAGCGGCTGCGACGCGACGCCGCAGCCGATGGAGCCGAGCCGCAATAGGGCGAGTGCACGACGTGTCTCCACCGCCGGCGTCCGGTAGCCCGTGGACGCGCGCAGGCCGTTGCGCCATCCCTACCGCCCGAACGACGGCCCCGCCGCGAAGTCAGGGCGCCCGGTCACCGCGTTGTGCCAACCCGCCCGACCAACCGGAGGCGCTTGAGGCGGCGACGTGGCGCGCCGGCGGGTGCCGGGGTGCTTCCTGGGATGCGGGCCGGGGAGCTGCTGAGACGCCTGCGACTCGATCGCGAACCGATCCCTCATACCCCCCCGCTAAGGCCCTGTGGGGTGTTGCTGAGGGTCAAGGACGCGCTCCCGATGACTTACCGGAGCTGCCCGATACGCGCAACGCACAAGCTCGCCACAGCAGCCCTTCAACGCACCGGTGCGACCGCCCCGGCCTGGAACTCCGGCAAGCTGAGCGCGCCGTCCGCGTCGACGTCGAATTCGTCGAAGCGAGCCGAAATGGCGGGCAACCGGACGGCCTCGTCACGGCTGAGCTTGCCATCGCCGTTTTCATCCACCCGCACGAACAAGGCCTGGATGGACGTCTTCTTGGGCGCCTGCTCTCCATTGCGCACCTCGCCCTGCGCCGAGCCTCCGGGGACCGCCGCGCCGGACTGGGCTTGCACCCCCAGCGCCAAAGTACCGAGAGTCACCAGCAGCACACGGCGCACTTGCACGACCAGGCCTCGGTCGAAGGTTCGTTTGGACCGACAGGACATCGGTGTTCTCCAGCATGAGACAGGCGAACCATTGAAACGGCGCGATCCGGGAGATGCCAGCAGTTTTTCGCCGCCTTACCCGCGTTACAGCCACCCCTCAGGGAAATCCTGTAGGTGAGCCCTCGCTCCGTTGAAAGGGGGCACACGGCGTACCGTCGTCGCCCGGAGATGCGCCGCAATGCAGGCCAAAAAAAACCCGCCGAGGTTCGAGAGAACCAGGGCGGGCGTATCCCACTCGACGTGGGCTCTGCTGAGGGAAATCGAACAATTCAACGGAAAAACAGCAACGCGGCAAATAGCGCCGCAGACGATGAGCATCCCACCCGGTCGCCGGCAACACCGGCACCCGGCAGGCGGCTCAAGGCCCCTCTTCCCGGTCAGTGCTCATCGCACCAATCCGGTACTGATGTGCGAATTCCACTACGACAGCGCCCCCCGCGCCAGCCTTCTTGCCGCTCCTTACTGCGCTTACAAGGCCCCGCATACGGCCCGCCGGCCGCTGCGGCCGCTCCGGCAGCACCGGCTCAGCGGGCGCGACGGCGTCGCACCGCGTCCGACAACACCTCGAGCACCTCGAGCGAGTCGTCCCAGCCGATACAGGCGTCAGTGATGCTCTTGCCGTATTCCAGCTGCCGCGCGTCGTCCTTGCCGGGCGTGAACTTCTGTGCGCCGCCCTTGAGATGGCTTTCCACCATGACGCCGAAGATGCGCCGCGAGCCCGCCGCCACCTGGTCGGCGATGTCTCGCGCCACGGCAACTTGCCGCTCGTGCTGCTTGCTGGAATTGGCGTGCGAACAATCGACCATCAAGTTGCAGGGCAGCTTGGAGGCTTCCAGGTCGCGGCAGGCTGCCTCGACGCTGGCGGCGTCATAGTTGGGCGCCTTGCCGCCGCGCAGGATCACGTGGCAGTCTTTGTTGCCCTTGGTCTCGACAATCGCGACCTGCCCGTTCTTGTGCACGGACAGGAAATGATGGGGCCGACCCGCCGCCTGGATGGCGTCGGTCGCGATCTTGATGTTGCCGTCGGTGCCGTTCTTGAAGCCGATCGGCGCCGAGAGGCCCGAGGCCAGCTCGCGGTGCACCTGGCTCTCGGTGGTGCGGGCGCCGATGGCGCCCCAGGCAATCAGGTCGCCGATGTACTGCGGCGAGATGACGTCGAGGAACTCGCTGCCGGCTGGCACGCCGA from Caldimonas brevitalea encodes the following:
- a CDS encoding YeaH/YhbH family protein; this encodes MPMLQQIIDRRLSGKNKSIGNRERFLRRYRDQIREAVRRAVSGRGIRNLEQGEDITLPRRDVSEPVFGHGQGGKRDYVHPGNKEYIKGDRIQRPQGGGGQGGGSNASDSGEGEDDFVFHLSKEEFMQVFFEDLALPHLIRTQLAEVPEWKSHRAGFTSDGTPNNLHVVRSMRGALARRIALGGESRRELRQLEQHLLHLKQHPHPTDLMVEREIRELELAIEALRARLRHIPYLDPIDLRYRNRVRVPVPSAKAVMFCLMDVSGSMDEARKDMSKRFFMLLYLFLTRHYEKIELVFIRHHTQAAEVSEDEFFHATETGGTVVSSALTLMQDIIRARYPSGEWNIYGAQASDGDNWHHDSGRCRELLSEQILPLCRYYAYVQVAEAEQNLWEEYTQLVERHKNFAMRKVSEASDIYPVFRDLFKKEGAPA
- a CDS encoding SpoVR family protein, yielding MSPDAVITAPVERAREPLPSPSDWTFDLIETYHNAIARTAAGYKLDTYANQLEIITAEQMMDAYASVGMPVIYRHWSYGKQFIATEKNYRRGFMGLAYEIVINSDPCISYLMEENTMAMQALVIAHAAYGHNSFFKGNYLFRMWTDASSIIDYLVYAKKYIAECEEHHGVEAVEDLLDSCHALMNHGVDRYRRPQKLSLAQEQARRTEREAYLQQQVNDLWRTLPRRADKSAEEEEAAKRFPAEPQENLLYFIEKNAPLLEPWQREIVRIVRKVAQYFYPQRQTQVMNEGWATFWHYTLLNTMYDRGLLADGFMLECLKSHTNVIYQPPVGHRAYSGLNPYALGFAMYTDLKRICEAPTEEDRRWFPDIAGSDWLTTLDYAMRNFKDESFVGQFLSPKLMRDFRLFAIRDDESEPELEVAAIHDDSGYRELREALSRQYDLNHREPNIQVWSVNLRGDRSLTLRHTQHNNRPLNDDAQEVLKHVARLWGFDVHLESVDGRGHIQRQWTVPAPKL
- a CDS encoding FAD-binding oxidoreductase; protein product: MPAVPAAEVAADLQPRPIPGAMLEALAARFGPRCTTSRAVREAHGRDESPFDVAPPDAVLYAESSEDVADAVRLAQQYRVPVIPYGVGSSLEGHLLAVQGGLSIDLSRMNQVLAVDAQDLTVTVQAGVTRKQLNDEIRHTGLFFPIDPGADASIGGMCATRASGTNAVRYGTMRENVLGLKVVTADADSVTTGTRARKSSAGYDLTRLFVGSEGTLGVMTEITLRLYPLPEAVSAAVCSFGSLDAAVATTISIIQSGVPIARCELLDVNAVRAVNRHDRLSLREVPMLLMEFHGTPASVQEQAQAVQQLAHEQGGEDFEWATTPEARTRLWTARHHAYFAALQMRPGCRAVTTDTCVPISRLSECLIETVAEAEVSGLPYFVVGHVGDGNFHVGYLLDPARPEERDLAERLNRQGVARALRLGGTCSGEHGIGLHKMDFLIEEAGVGAVALMRSIKHALDPYNIMNPGKVFAW
- a CDS encoding cob(I)yrinic acid a,c-diamide adenosyltransferase, giving the protein MGNRLTQIATRTGDDGSTGLGDGSRVRKDHLRVHALGDVDELNSQLGVLLAEALPSDVRELLVVVQHELFNLGGELSMPGHELLATAAVAHLDEALAHYNTSLPRLKEFILPAGNRAAALAHVARTVARRAERAVVALGAAEPVRDTPRHYLNRLSDLLFVLARVLNRANLDGRSGDDVYWNSERLRRDAAADGAEPQ
- a CDS encoding EF-hand domain-containing protein, with protein sequence MSCRSKRTFDRGLVVQVRRVLLVTLGTLALGVQAQSGAAVPGGSAQGEVRNGEQAPKKTSIQALFVRVDENGDGKLSRDEAVRLPAISARFDEFDVDADGALSLPEFQAGAVAPVR
- a CDS encoding 3-deoxy-7-phosphoheptulonate synthase; this encodes MNAKSTSAVEGWYAPVDKTSQTDDERITDVTPLPPPEHLIRFFPIRGTPVEALVGETRQRIRKIMAQKDDRLLVIIGPCSIHDPAAAVDYARQLLAQREKYADTLEIVMRVYFEKPRTTVGWKGLINDPYLDESFRIDEGLRIARQLLIDINRIGVPAGSEFLDVISPQYIGDLIAWGAIGARTTESQVHRELASGLSAPIGFKNGTDGNIKIATDAIQAAGRPHHFLSVHKNGQVAIVETKGNKDCHVILRGGKAPNYDAASVEAACRDLEASKLPCNLMVDCSHANSSKQHERQVAVARDIADQVAAGSRRIFGVMVESHLKGGAQKFTPGKDDARQLEYGKSITDACIGWDDSLEVLEVLSDAVRRRRAR